One genomic region from Nostoc sphaeroides encodes:
- a CDS encoding tetratricopeptide repeat protein produces the protein MFSKKFKRSKYSTVFFKLGNSLFVQGKYQEAIAQYQKFLKIQSGDADIYCNL, from the coding sequence ATATTTTCTAAAAAATTTAAAAGAAGTAAGTACAGTACAGTTTTTTTTAAGCTAGGTAATAGCTTATTTGTTCAAGGTAAATATCAAGAAGCGATCGCGCAATATCAAAAATTCCTAAAAATCCAATCAGGTGATGCAGATATTTATTGTAACTTATAG
- a CDS encoding transposase, producing MYEYWKLTAEQKAELVKYRLSQGYPPHSPPHEVRDKQFYLLTVACYEHQCHIHTESRRQQLLDMIFDRFGGSVNEERSAKALTTNLRICAWVVLPNHYHLLIDVENFDVLGELFRRIHGALSRQWNIEDNITKRKIWYSWSDRAIRSERHYYTTVNYIHYNPVKHGLVKSPYDWVESSVHWYLQACGRQWLRDCLTQYTVQDYGKDWDNF from the coding sequence ATGTATGAATATTGGAAGCTTACAGCAGAACAAAAAGCTGAACTAGTGAAATATCGCTTAAGCCAGGGTTATCCACCACACTCACCACCACATGAAGTCCGAGATAAACAATTTTATTTGCTAACTGTAGCTTGTTATGAACATCAGTGTCATATACACACTGAATCTCGTCGTCAGCAATTGCTAGATATGATTTTTGATAGGTTTGGTGGGAGTGTAAATGAAGAGAGGAGCGCTAAAGCGCTCACTACGAACTTAAGAATTTGTGCTTGGGTGGTTTTGCCTAATCACTATCATCTACTGATTGATGTTGAAAATTTTGATGTATTAGGTGAATTATTTCGGAGAATACATGGTGCGCTTTCTCGACAGTGGAATATAGAAGACAATATTACTAAGAGAAAAATTTGGTATAGTTGGAGCGATCGCGCTATTCGCTCGGAAAGACATTACTATACAACTGTTAACTATATTCATTACAACCCAGTTAAACATGGTTTAGTCAAATCTCCTTACGACTGGGTTGAAAGTAGTGTTCACTGGTATTTACAAGCTTGTGGACGGCAATGGCTGCGTGATTGTTTGACTCAGTATACAGTGCAAGATTATGGTAAAGATTGGGATAATTTTTAA
- a CDS encoding type IV pilin-like G/H family protein: MKTELKAKFLQHILAKKKGDEGFTLIELLVVIIIIGILSAIALPSFLNQAAKAKQSEAKTYIGSVNRAQQSYRIENPSFAGTIDQLQIGIPSSTVSYAYTISPATPTSVSTTFNAAAKDANSLKSFAGGVVILTSGQTSAVACQTTGVTATPPTLALAAGAVASCTTGEEMK, translated from the coding sequence ATGAAAACCGAACTAAAGGCCAAGTTTCTTCAACACATCCTCGCCAAGAAGAAGGGAGATGAGGGTTTTACACTTATTGAATTACTAGTAGTAATTATCATCATCGGTATTTTGTCGGCTATTGCCCTACCTTCTTTCTTGAACCAAGCAGCAAAAGCTAAACAATCTGAAGCGAAAACCTACATTGGTTCAGTTAACAGAGCGCAACAATCTTACCGGATCGAAAACCCATCGTTTGCTGGCACTATTGACCAGCTGCAAATTGGTATCCCTTCCTCAACCGTGTCCTATGCTTATACAATATCTCCAGCAACTCCAACTAGTGTAAGTACAACTTTTAATGCAGCAGCTAAGGATGCAAACTCTCTCAAAAGCTTTGCTGGTGGTGTCGTAATTCTCACAAGTGGACAAACTTCTGCTGTTGCTTGTCAAACAACTGGAGTTACTGCTACTCCTCCCACACTTGCACTGGCAGCTGGTGCTGTTGCGTCCTGTACGACTGGGGAAGAGATGAAATAA
- a CDS encoding Uma2 family endonuclease: MSFTITDLEQLQSEHPEWQMELVEGKIIVSPPSDYESEEIGARLSTFLNIWVMPRKLGRVTGSGAGFILPNIEEDDLEKRNLRSPDVSFVRADRLKKTKRDFVELVPDLMVEIKSKSDRIKPLEEKIQLFLQLGSIVGILIDPDKLTVTVYRINQAPVVLQNGDTLTLPDLLPGWELAILELWPPEFE; the protein is encoded by the coding sequence ATGTCTTTCACCATCACCGATTTAGAGCAGCTACAAAGTGAGCATCCAGAATGGCAGATGGAACTGGTAGAGGGAAAAATCATAGTTTCTCCGCCATCAGATTACGAGTCAGAGGAAATTGGCGCACGGTTGAGTACCTTCTTAAATATCTGGGTCATGCCGCGCAAACTAGGGCGTGTAACTGGTTCTGGCGCAGGGTTTATCCTACCGAATATAGAAGAGGACGACTTAGAAAAAAGAAACCTGCGATCGCCTGACGTGTCTTTTGTTCGGGCTGATCGGCTGAAGAAGACCAAGCGCGACTTTGTGGAGTTAGTTCCAGACTTGATGGTTGAGATTAAATCTAAAAGCGACAGAATCAAACCGCTTGAAGAGAAGATTCAGCTATTTTTGCAACTTGGGTCTATAGTCGGCATATTGATTGACCCTGACAAATTGACAGTAACGGTTTATCGAATCAACCAAGCTCCAGTGGTATTGCAGAATGGAGACACACTTACATTACCGGACTTGCTACCAGGTTGGGAACTGGCAATATTAGAGTTGTGGCCACCTGAGTTTGAATAA